Proteins encoded within one genomic window of Ailuropoda melanoleuca isolate Jingjing chromosome 16, ASM200744v2, whole genome shotgun sequence:
- the TSPAN18 gene encoding tetraspanin-18, which yields MEGDCLSCMKYLMFVFNFFIFLGGACLLGIGIWVMVDPTGFREIVAANPLLITGAYILLAMGGLLFLLGFLGCCGAVRENKCLLLFFFLFILIIFLAELSAAILAFIFRENLTREFFTKELTKHYQGNNDTDVFSATWNSVMITFGCCGVNGPEDFRFASVFRLLTLDSDEVPEACCRREPQTRDGVLLSREECLLGRDLFVNKQGCYTVILNTFETYVYLAGALAIGVLAIELFAMIFAMCLFRGIQ from the exons ATGGAAGGCGACTGTCTGAGCTGCATGAAGTATCTGatgtttgttttcaatttcttcatcttt CTGGGCGGGGCCTGCCTGCTGGGCATCGGCATCTGGGTCATGGTGGACCCCACCGGCTTCCGGGAGATCGTGGCCGCCAACCCCCTGCTTATCACAGGCGCCTACATCCTCCTGGCCATGGGCGGCCTGCTTTTTCTGCTCGGCTTCCTGGGCTGCTGCGGGGCCGTCCGTGAGAACAAGTGTCTGCTGCTGTTC TTCTTCCTGTTCATCCTCATCATCTTCCTGGCGGAGCTCTCGGCGGCCATCCTGGCCTTCATCTTCAGGGAAAAC ctcaCCCGCGAGTTCTTCACCAAGGAGCTCACCAAGCACTACCAGGGCAACAATGACACAGATGTCTTCTCTGCCACCTGGAACTCGGTCATGATCACA TTTGGCTGCTGCGGCGTCAACGGGCCTGAAGACTTCCGGTTTGCATCAGTTTTCCGCCTGCTGACTCTGGACAGTGACGAGGTGCCCGAGGCCTGCTGCCGGAGAGAACCGCAGACCCGGGACGgggtcctgctgagcagggaggagtGCCTGCTGGGAAGGGACCTCTTTGTGAACAAGCAG GGCTGTTACACAGTGATCCTCAACACTTTCGAAACCTACGTCTACCTGGCCGGAGCCCTCGCCATAGGGGTGCTGGCCATCGAG CTTTTCGCCATGATCTTTGCCATGTGTCTCTTCCGGGGCATCCAGTAG